The Denticeps clupeoides unplaced genomic scaffold, fDenClu1.1, whole genome shotgun sequence genomic sequence TGGATATACCAGGGGGGCATCCAGAACCCAAGGTGGAAAGGTTTTCAATTATAACAACGttaacaagtaaaaaaaaaaaaaaaaaaaaaagaaaagctgatTGAGGAACTCCTTATCACTTTTGGCCCAttcatctccagactctgtgcGAGGGAGCAAGTGAAGCGTGCATCAGCATAGACCTTCTGCGAGGGAAGGAGAAAGCTGTTGTCGCAGAGATCTTCATGTCCGTCTGTGCCGAGATTCGAGACGAGGTGAGTCTCTCCACGTATCTGTGTCATTTCACTGAACAGAACTCGATTCAATGCTGGATTATTGGAAACGAACATATAAAGAAACGTACTGAAGTGGATCTACAGTCCTACGGATCCTGCTGTGTCTGCAGGTGAATGTTCCGCTAAGTTCTCTGGGTGAGCCAGTGCTACTGGGCATTGCGCTGAACCACACCAGCGCTGGCAGACCGAGTGCCGAGTTCTGCGTCAGGTACCAGTGCTTTGAATCCTTATTACCTGGAAATGAATAAACGTTGTATGGCAATGGTGTGGTTAATAACTATAccctgccccgcccctctgTAGGTGTTCTCTTACAGCCAAGGAGGTGCAAGAGTTCTACTGGCGTGGAGGTCCTGAGGCTCATGAGTCTACAGACATCATGTTCCTTACTGAGAAGGTATCAACGTCCACATAACACTGCACAACTCCACACAGTCATGTGTTCACTGGCCAACTATGTGAGCTCCGGGTCGATTCAAGCACAACAgcataaatttacatttacatttacagcatttgtcagacgcccttatccagagcgacttacagtcagtagttacagggacagtctccctggagcaatttagggttaagtgtcttgctcggggacacaatggtagtaagtgggattcgaacccgggtcttctggttcataggcgagtgtgttacccactaggctactaccacccaacatcTTATACACAGGTACCATTAATTTGAGGTGCGGTGCAATAATCTCCACGTCCTACCTCTATCAACATTATTAAAAACTAAGAGGCTTTAGCCAGAGGTCACAGCTGTGGTGCGTTTAataagatttacatttttttttacatttacggcaggACCTGCTGTGCTTGGATGAAagcgcccccttgtggtcaGAACTTTGCCCTTCAGCCAAAGGAGCAGTGATGCTGTACAGAAAAGTGATGGacttttaacaaaataaaacaatgacacagatgagcatttttttattattattatttttttattatacaatttgTAGCAGAGACGTGACATACCAATCTTTCAAATGGCTTAAAATAAAACCATCTTTGTTTCTCAAAATGTCTGTTGTATTTCAATAcagtttatataaatattaaatacaaatcTAATTCTGCAGCTTTTGTAATCATAGGTTCAAGAAAACCAAACCCATCCCTTAAGATCACTACGCAAATGTGTAGTGATAAATCTTATGACCTGTAGATAATAATgtgactcaacacacacacgtgtttgGCAGAATATGATAGTGAAAATGTaccattttataaaataatgcagcattgtgtatttaaaaaaaagtctttttagtttaaaaacacacatcccTGAACCCAAAAATGGCTTTCTGAGGGACCAGTTCTAAAGAGTAGGAAGCAGCCCTAATGAAACACTCAGGTCCAGTGCCAAAGCATGAGTGTTTATTTTCAACTGGCACATGGTGGCATACTGGAAGCACTTAAAAGTCTCTCCTCTCTGGAAAAAATTACTACTCTGAAGGAACATTGAATTCAATGCATATGTACATAAGACCctctttaaacatttttatcccTCCTCACACCTCTGGGAAAAAAAGTTCTGAATGATTTGAAAATGAATTGTGCTTATTCCTGATCGGTGCCATAAATGTAGTTTCTGTTGCCGAGGTAACCCAGGTTTCCATGACACTGAAAAGCAGAAAGTCAAAACTCAGGATTCTCATCATGTCTTGTATTCATGAATTCATCCATGCCATAATTCATGCACAGCGCTCAACGAGCATGTCTCTATGGAGAGAGTATCCAGGCAGCATCTTTTCTAATTTGAAACCTTCCACCCACTCAATCCCACTTGCCCAGATCGTGCTACTGCTTGAATAAAATCTTTGGCTGTGTGTAGGGGAAAGACAAAGCAACTCACTCACCCAGCAATAAAAATCCCCATGTGTGTGATAGCTGCAAGTGTCAAATGGCCCAAAAACCGTTTGCGTTGGACCAGGATCAGGAACGTCCTGAAACAAAGTACAGACAGATCCCTTCGAATTGATCCTGGTTCTTTTCCAAACTTTTACAAACTGAGCAGGGAGGTACCTGAGGTACAGTACAGAACAGCCAGAAGACGAGAgacaagaaagtgaaagtgaaataaaggtaaaaaaataattcctTTGACTCTTTTATAAATTAAATGGCAGAAAACCAGGGGTAAGAAAAATGTATCTAATTAGAGGCTTTGTAATGAATTAATCTTgattaatcacatttaatgCCCCAAAGgcacaaattattattaatgtaaaacTGTTTTAGTGGGCAACAGAATCAAATAATAGACATGGACATAGTAATTTAGGTCctgaagcctggtcttttttgTAGCTCTGGTGTGTGCATCAGCATAATCGGTGTACCAGGAAACCGTGAATTGATAAAATATCCCCTTTCCTTCAAATGCAAAGTGtgactaaatgcattttttaatgtgtagttttttttttctctcaaatcAATTAATCGCAATTAACATGTTAAATTCCCACCcgtacaaaaaagaaaaaaaaaaaatcacttgtgATTATCTGATAATTACCCACAAATCATTTATAATAAGCATTTATGTAACAAACCTGTCTGTGTGGGGGCCCCCAGCAGGGCAGATGATTCCTCCACCCATGGTGACACCCTGAAGGCAGCAAGAGGAACAAATGGACCTGTTCAGAGCGGCAGCTGGATCTCATGCACTAGAAATTTCCCTGCAAGGCTTCAAGGACCATCTACAGAAGATCCCTCTCACCGTAAGGAGCACACCACATCCTTGGCCCCGGCCTGAAATGTTTGTTGACGTGTCGTCTCCTGGGTTTCTTGCGTTTAGGCGGAGTTGGCAGGAGCTGGCGAGCCTGTTCTTTATACCCAGATAGGAGCTTCTGTGCCGCGTCACACGAAAGCTCCACGAACGTGACCTCCTCCAGGAGATCTCCCACCTCCGGCAGCACAAAACTGACTGTCCAAGACACGGTCAAACTTTTACTAACCGCCCTGACGCTTCGTCCTAATCAGAAAAGAGACTCAGAaactctgacctttgaccttgagAAGTGAAGACTCGGGCACTTCTTCACCGTCTACTTCACGCTGCCGCTGGACTCGACTCCTCCACTCTTCGTCTGATGGGAAGACCACTACTGCCCGCCTCCGATAACCATGGAAACGCAACAACTTGTGCCTCCTGGCAGAAGGGTAAATGTTTGCCTGGAGAGGGAGCAGGAGGGTAAGGAGGGAACGGGGGGTTGAAGCACGAAGACGGCAGGCATTCTCCAGTCTCACCTGGTCAAGGATGAAGTTCCGTCTCCGACAAGCCGCTACCTCGATGAGCCTAGTCAGACACCGCGACGCCTGCTGCAGAACAATGTCACTCGGCGCCCATCGCTCTGTCCCCttaaacacacaaagcacatcGCCACAAGCCATAAAATATCACATGGGATTCTAAAACCACGACCGGGGACGGGCAAAGACTGACCTTAACGCAGGACAGGATGGAGTTGGTGCTTAGCAGGTTGTATCGTTTCTCGGGGTGCTGGGACATGTGACCCTGAGCCCAGTGCGTCTTACCACTGGCAGGCAGGCCCACCATCAGAATGACCTGCGGTGGGACAGACAGTCAAGTCCAGAGggccattaaattttttttgactGTTATTAAATTGGAACAgccatattaaaatattttagcgAGCATGCAGTCCTTTTTTCATCAATGCTTAATTGTCACAGGCAGATGCAGGGGATTCAGggacatgcagacagacatTTGCAGTTGGATTTCAGCCACAGGTCCTGACTGAATAAATTCAACCATACTTCACAATTTTCCTGTAAGGCCAGTTCCCGCGGGGCACGAATCCTCAGTTCAGCATGGAGGACGTGGAGGGGCGTGTACCCGGTCGGAACAGGGTGCCAGGGCTGGTCCGTAGGGTTCAAGTTAAAGGTTACGGAGCAGTTTTTGCAGAGAACATGGGGATAGAGGGCTTGGCCTGCCAGCGTGGTGGGATCTACACGAAACGCCACGCCCAGAAAATGTCCATTCTTG encodes the following:
- the LOC114775372 gene encoding heterogeneous nuclear ribonucleoprotein U-like protein 2, with the protein product MKLSEMKKLKVAELRSELKSRGLDTKGLKAELVVRLVSAIEYESSLKLRRCSEGADEAEPKSKDELGRDPGEMDRESPQKGDLFPQPCSHDDDDDDDDDGESLQDMTAADFTPIPQPPHTHCALQPSGVLTGGNSNEVESGIQGDPADQITGGFLSQGPAVLKEKGRHEVQGGKGRSYYEFKEEIQYIRAKTPQPEAMAEQRQKEEDSHNGLVRLDSYNSDLHFEVGQDGRSGQPLLWENFPLMRSGCRLTHGARSGSIGFEAKLVKKLPAPTLYDLSDPHPHVLRLGWSVDGSTLQLGEADLSFGFDSRGWKVTGGGEEEFGEPFSEGDVIGCYAFISDFKEAELSFYKNGHFLGVAFRVDPTTLAGQALYPHVLCKNCSVTFNLNPTDQPWHPVPTGYTPLHVLHAELRIRAPRELALQENCEVILMVGLPASGKTHWAQGHMSQHPEKRYNLLSTNSILSCVKGTERWAPSDIVLQQASRCLTRLIEVAACRRRNFILDQANIYPSARRHKLLRFHGYRRRAVVVFPSDEEWRSRVQRQREVDGEEVPESSLLKVKVSFVLPEVGDLLEEVTFVELSCDAAQKLLSGYKEQARQLLPTPPKRKKPRRRHVNKHFRPGPRMWCAPYGCHHGWRNHLPCWGPPHRQDVPDPGPTQTVFGPFDTCSYHTHGDFYCWCHGNLGYLGNRNYIYGTDQE